The following DNA comes from Deltaproteobacteria bacterium.
ACTGAAGGGGCTCTTCATCATGTCATGGTAAGAGGGCTGGAAAGAAGGAAGATATTTTTATCAGATGCGGACCGAGAAGATCTGATAAGGCGATTCTCGGAAGTGTTGCCGAAAACCGGGGCGCGCCTTTATGCCTGGAGCTTCCTGACCAACACGCGCATTTGCTTATCCGCACTGGAGCTGTGGGCCTATCCTCGATTATGAGGAAAATGTTGAAGGGAAGATCTTAGCTTCCATACTTTCGTCGATATAGGATGAATAATGAATTGCGATTGGAGCCTAATATCTGTTAGGAGGTCAACCATGTTCAGAATCGCGATCGGGTTTGTCGGTCTGATCTTGCTCGCGTCGTGCGCAACTACATCTCAGGTTCCCCCTGCTGCACGTTCTGACCTCGCCCCCACGGGCAAACTGCGTGCCGCGATCAACTTCGGGAACCCGATCCTCGCGGCGAGGGATCCGTCCACCGGCGAGCCGCGGGGCGTTTCGGTCGACCTCTCCCGGGAGCTCGCGCGGCGCCTCGGCGTTCCGGTCCAGTTCGTCACCTACGATGCCGCCGGAAAGGTGGTGGAGGGGCTCAAGTCCGGGGCCTGGGACGTCGCCTATGTCGCGATCGACCCGGCGCGCGCGGTCGACATCAGCTACACCGCGCCCTATGTCGTGATCGAAGGCGCCTACCTCGTGCCGCAGGGCTCTCCGATTCGCAGCAACGCGGATGTCGATCGCGAGGGCGTGCGGGTCGCCGCCGGGGCCGGAAGCGCCTACGATCTGTTCCTCTCGCGCAACCTGAAGCACGCGAAGATCGTCCGGGCACCCACCTCTCCGGCCGTCACCGACATGTTCGTGGCGCAAAAGCTCGAAGTCGCCGCCGGCGTAAAGCAGCAGCTCGAGGCCGATGCTCGGCGCATTCCCGGATTGCGCCTGCTCGAAGGTCGGTTCATGGTGATCAATCAGGCGATGGGAACGCCCAGGGGCCGCGAAGCAGGCGCGAAATACCTCCGCGAGTTCGTCGAGGAGATGAAGGCCTCCGGATTCGTCGCCCAGGCGCTCGAGCGGCACCGCGTTGAGGGCGCCTCGGTCGCGCCCAGAGCACCAGTTGAATAGATCTCCTAACCTCAGCATGCACCCGACGCCCGCAAGCGGGCGCGGGTGACGCCGGCCGTTCGGCCGCGCGCTGATTCGCGCGGCCGAACAAAATCGTTTGAGCCGTTAGGTGTAAAAACAAAAATAAATGTGAAATGCCGTTATGCAATTCGAATGGGACCGGGAAAAAGAGAAACGAAATATAAGAAAGCACGGGGTTTCTTTTGACGAAGCCGTTACCGTGTTTTATGATCCTTTATCGGCAACCTTCGATGATCCAGATCACTCAATTGATGAGCATAGATTAATCACTATTGGCTTCTCATCTCACGGGCGCATGTTTGTTGTCTCACACACGGAAAGAGGGAATGCAATACGAATTATCAGTGCGCGTCCTGCAACCGCACAGGAAAGGAAACGACATGAAAACTAAATCGACAAATATTGCGGAGGATTTACGCCCAGAATACAACTTTGACTACTCTAAAGCTGTTCGTGGCAAGTACTTCAAACGGCTTTTGGAGGAAGGGGCTAACGTAGTTGTCCTTGAGCCAGACGTAGCCAAGGCTTTCGGCAATTCAGCCGCGGTAAATGATGCATTGAGATCACTCCTTGATCTTACTCGCTCCACGCAACGCCTAACAAGGCGCTCAAGCAGACGCTCAAAGACTCGCGCCGCTTAGCTTTGTGTTGGGCATGAGATAGATCATGTCGATATCTGACAAGACAAGAAAACATCTTGATAATGTCTTTGACAAAGACTACATATTTTAGTAAATTAATTTACTATACAATATGTGCTCCTTTTTGAAGAGGGGGGGTACTATGGTAAGGAATCTTAATACCAAAGTCATGGGAGATGTTTTTGATCAGGCGATCATTAATACCGTCTGGAATAAAGGTGAAATCATCTCCGGATATGATTCATCCCTGTACCGAAAAGATCAATGTAGTGCTTGGATCGCAAAAGTCGCCTATGGAATGACTGGGGATTATGGGTGGGAAATTGAT
Coding sequences within:
- a CDS encoding ABC transporter substrate-binding protein; the protein is MFRIAIGFVGLILLASCATTSQVPPAARSDLAPTGKLRAAINFGNPILAARDPSTGEPRGVSVDLSRELARRLGVPVQFVTYDAAGKVVEGLKSGAWDVAYVAIDPARAVDISYTAPYVVIEGAYLVPQGSPIRSNADVDREGVRVAAGAGSAYDLFLSRNLKHAKIVRAPTSPAVTDMFVAQKLEVAAGVKQQLEADARRIPGLRLLEGRFMVINQAMGTPRGREAGAKYLREFVEEMKASGFVAQALERHRVEGASVAPRAPVE
- a CDS encoding HNH endonuclease signature motif containing protein; amino-acid sequence: MVRNLNTKVMGDVFDQAIINTVWNKGEIISGYDSSLYRKDQCSAWIAKVAYGMTGDYGWEIDHTIPVSKGGVDHLSNLQPLHWRNNKGKGDNYPNWTCTMTGK
- a CDS encoding BrnT family toxin produces the protein MQFEWDREKEKRNIRKHGVSFDEAVTVFYDPLSATFDDPDHSIDEHRLITIGFSSHGRMFVVSHTERGNAIRIISARPATAQERKRHEN